The following are encoded together in the Bacillus cereus group sp. RP43 genome:
- a CDS encoding homogentisate 1,2-dioxygenase: protein MFYRHMGELPHKRHVQFRKKDGALYREQVMGTKGFSGTQSILYHHYMPTEVGHAALSHSCQLQYEEDVALAHRHFRTKENKKTGDAVSGRNFMLGNEDLLIGVVTPTEKMDYFYRNGDGDEMLFVHYGTGKIETMFGTIHYRKGDYVTIPIGTIYRVIPDEGETKFLVVEANSQITTPSRYRNEYGQLLEHSPFCERDIRGPEKLETYDEKGEFVVMTKSRGYMHKHVLGHHPLDVVGWDGYLYPWVFNVEDFEPITGRIHQPPPVHQTFEGHNFVICSFVPRLYDYHPESIPAPYYHSNVNSDEVLYYVEGNFMSRKGVEEGSITLHPSGIPHGPHPGKTEASIGKKETLELAVMIDTFRPLRIVKQAHETEDEKYMYSWIEEGSYTVK from the coding sequence ATGTTTTATCGTCACATGGGGGAGCTACCTCATAAACGACATGTACAATTTCGTAAAAAAGATGGAGCGCTTTATCGTGAACAGGTAATGGGAACAAAAGGTTTTTCTGGTACGCAGTCTATTTTGTACCATCATTATATGCCAACGGAAGTAGGTCATGCGGCATTATCTCATTCTTGTCAGTTGCAGTATGAAGAAGATGTAGCTCTTGCTCATCGTCATTTTCGCACGAAAGAAAATAAAAAAACTGGCGATGCAGTAAGTGGAAGAAACTTCATGCTTGGGAATGAGGATTTATTAATTGGAGTAGTGACTCCAACAGAAAAAATGGACTATTTCTACCGTAATGGTGATGGCGATGAAATGTTATTTGTTCATTATGGAACAGGAAAAATCGAAACAATGTTCGGAACGATTCACTATAGAAAAGGTGATTATGTAACGATCCCAATTGGAACGATTTATCGTGTTATTCCAGATGAAGGAGAGACTAAGTTTCTTGTCGTAGAGGCAAATAGCCAAATTACAACACCAAGTCGCTATCGCAATGAGTATGGACAATTATTAGAGCATAGTCCGTTTTGTGAAAGAGATATTCGTGGTCCGGAGAAATTGGAGACATATGATGAAAAAGGTGAGTTTGTCGTAATGACAAAGTCGAGGGGTTATATGCATAAGCATGTTTTAGGGCACCATCCGTTAGATGTTGTTGGCTGGGATGGCTATTTATATCCATGGGTATTTAATGTTGAGGATTTTGAACCAATTACAGGTCGCATTCATCAGCCACCACCAGTGCATCAAACATTCGAAGGTCATAATTTTGTTATTTGCTCTTTCGTACCACGCTTATATGATTATCATCCAGAATCAATTCCGGCACCATATTATCATAGTAATGTGAATAGTGATGAGGTACTTTACTATGTAGAAGGTAACTTTATGAGCCGAAAAGGTGTGGAAGAAGGTTCTATCACGCTTCATCCGAGCGGGATTCCACATGGGCCGCATCCTGGAAAAACAGAAGCGAGTATAGGGAAGAAAGAAACACTTGAATTGGCTGTTATGATAGATACATTCCGTCCGCTTCGTATTGTAAAACAAGCACATGAGACGGAAGATGAAAAGTACATGTATAGCTGGATTGAAGAGGGTTCATATACCGTGAAATAA
- a CDS encoding fumarylacetoacetate hydrolase family protein codes for MKFVTFRLPSKEMRAGWLEGDKVIDMNIASEGKVPSSMLAFLEKADEYVELLCNIKNPDKGIYSLEEVQLTAALPNPSSIRDFYAFEQHVKTARGRRGLDVVPEWYDIPVFYFTNHRAVIGPDDFVIGPKKSKKLDYELEIACVIGKEGRNISREQAEEYIFGYCIMNDWSARDLQAAEMKVGLGPAKGKDFATSLGAYLVTKEELDIYRNGNRCDLEMTAHVNGKLLSKGNFQDIYYTFAEMIERASQDVTLHPGDVIGSGTVGTGCILELGTEEWLQDGDVVELSITGLGTLRNTVKKDMKAGDGHVLSSHGGATS; via the coding sequence ATGAAATTTGTTACATTTCGTCTCCCTTCGAAAGAAATGCGAGCTGGGTGGCTTGAAGGTGACAAAGTAATCGATATGAATATTGCTAGTGAAGGGAAAGTACCTTCCTCTATGCTCGCCTTTTTAGAGAAAGCGGATGAGTATGTAGAATTGCTGTGTAATATTAAGAATCCAGACAAGGGTATATATTCCTTAGAAGAAGTACAATTGACAGCTGCTCTTCCAAATCCGAGTAGCATTCGAGATTTCTATGCATTTGAACAGCATGTAAAAACAGCTCGCGGACGAAGAGGGCTAGATGTTGTACCTGAATGGTATGATATCCCGGTTTTTTATTTTACTAACCACCGTGCTGTTATTGGACCAGATGATTTTGTTATTGGTCCAAAGAAGTCTAAAAAACTTGATTATGAGTTAGAGATTGCTTGCGTAATCGGGAAAGAAGGACGAAACATTTCTCGTGAGCAAGCAGAGGAATATATTTTTGGGTACTGTATTATGAACGACTGGAGTGCAAGGGACTTACAAGCGGCGGAGATGAAAGTAGGGCTTGGCCCAGCGAAAGGGAAAGACTTTGCAACTTCATTAGGAGCGTACCTCGTTACGAAAGAGGAATTAGACATTTATCGTAATGGTAATCGATGTGATTTAGAGATGACTGCTCACGTGAATGGAAAACTATTATCAAAGGGAAACTTCCAAGATATTTACTATACGTTTGCTGAAATGATTGAACGTGCTTCACAAGACGTGACCTTACATCCAGGAGATGTGATTGGTTCTGGAACAGTAGGAACAGGATGTATTTTAGAACTTGGCACAGAAGAGTGGCTACAAGATGGAGATGTTGTAGAGCTGTCGATTACTGGTTTAGGTACGTTACGTAATACGGTCAAAAAAGACATGAAAGCAGGTGATGGGCATGTTTTATCGTCACATGGGGGAGCTACCTCATAA
- the hppD gene encoding 4-hydroxyphenylpyruvate dioxygenase codes for MKQKSMDTLAAQMEDFFPVRDVDHLEFYVGNAKQSSYYLARAFGFKIVAYSGLETGNREKVSYVLVQKNMRFVVSGALSSDNRIAEFVKTHGDGVKDVALLVDDVDKAYSEAVKRGAVAIAPPEELTDEDGTLKKAVIGTYGDTIHTLVERKNYKGTFMPGFQKVEFNIPFEESGLIAVDHVVGNVEKMEEWVSYYENVMGFKQMIHFDDDDISTEYSALMSKVMTNGSRIKFPINEPADGKRKSQIQEYLEFYNGAGVQHLALLTSDIVKTIEVLRANGVEFLDTPDTYYDELTARVGKIDEEIDKLKELKILVDRDEEGYLLQIFTKPIVDRPTLFVEIIQRKGSRGFGEGNFKALFESIEREQERRGNL; via the coding sequence ATGAAACAAAAATCTATGGATACGCTAGCTGCACAAATGGAGGACTTTTTTCCGGTACGTGATGTAGATCATTTAGAGTTTTACGTAGGGAATGCAAAACAATCGAGTTATTACCTTGCGAGAGCGTTCGGATTCAAAATTGTGGCTTACTCTGGATTAGAAACTGGAAACCGTGAAAAGGTATCTTACGTTCTTGTACAAAAAAATATGCGTTTCGTTGTGTCTGGGGCTTTAAGTAGCGATAATCGTATCGCAGAGTTTGTAAAGACTCATGGTGACGGCGTGAAAGATGTAGCTTTACTTGTTGATGATGTTGATAAAGCATATTCGGAAGCGGTGAAACGTGGTGCCGTCGCAATTGCTCCACCTGAGGAGTTAACAGATGAGGACGGTACATTGAAAAAAGCAGTTATTGGTACGTATGGTGATACAATTCACACGCTTGTAGAGCGTAAAAATTATAAAGGAACATTTATGCCAGGATTCCAAAAGGTGGAGTTTAATATTCCATTTGAAGAGTCTGGTTTAATCGCTGTAGACCATGTAGTTGGTAACGTTGAGAAAATGGAAGAGTGGGTTAGCTATTACGAGAACGTCATGGGCTTTAAACAAATGATCCATTTCGACGATGATGATATTAGTACAGAGTATTCGGCGTTAATGTCAAAAGTTATGACGAATGGAAGTCGTATTAAGTTCCCTATTAACGAACCAGCAGATGGAAAAAGAAAATCCCAAATTCAAGAATACCTAGAGTTCTATAACGGAGCAGGTGTACAACATCTTGCTTTACTAACAAGTGACATTGTAAAAACAATTGAAGTACTTCGTGCAAATGGCGTGGAGTTTTTAGATACACCAGATACGTATTACGATGAATTAACGGCACGTGTTGGGAAAATTGATGAAGAGATCGATAAATTAAAAGAATTGAAGATTTTAGTAGACCGTGATGAAGAAGGTTATTTACTGCAAATCTTTACGAAACCAATTGTCGATCGTCCAACTTTATTTGTTGAAATCATTCAACGTAAAGGTTCTCGTGGATTTGGTGAAGGGAACTTTAAAGCATTATTCGAATCAATTGAAAGAGAACAAGAGCGTCGCGGAAACTTATAA
- a CDS encoding DUF3948 family protein, with protein sequence MRNMNKEQVLQVTKMDILGSASGAAVLTAFIIFLTNVLV encoded by the coding sequence ATGAGGAATATGAACAAGGAACAAGTATTACAAGTAACAAAAATGGATATTTTAGGATCAGCAAGTGGAGCAGCAGTATTAACAGCGTTTATTATATTCCTTACAAATGTATTAGTATGA
- a CDS encoding DUF3948 family protein, with the protein MKIMNNEQVLNVTKGDFLGSASGAVVLTALIVFLSSVLV; encoded by the coding sequence ATGAAAATTATGAACAATGAGCAAGTATTAAACGTAACAAAAGGTGACTTCTTAGGATCAGCGAGCGGAGCGGTAGTATTAACAGCATTAATCGTATTTCTTTCAAGTGTATTAGTATAA
- a CDS encoding DUF3948 family protein, with the protein MKIMNNEQVLNVTKGDFLGSASGAVVLTALIVFLSSVLV; encoded by the coding sequence ATGAAAATTATGAACAACGAGCAAGTATTAAACGTAACAAAAGGCGACTTCTTAGGATCAGCAAGCGGAGCGGTAGTATTAACGGCATTAATCGTATTTCTTTCAAGCGTATTAGTATAA
- a CDS encoding DUF3948 family protein, with the protein MKIMNNEQVLNVTKGDFLGSASGAVVLTALIVFLSSVLV; encoded by the coding sequence ATGAAAATTATGAACAACGAGCAAGTATTAAACGTAACAAAAGGCGACTTCTTAGGATCAGCAAGCGGAGCGGTAGTATTAACGGCATTAATCGTATTTCTTTCAAGCGTACTAGTATAA
- a CDS encoding DUF3948 family protein, with protein sequence MNDMNNEQVLNVTKGDFLGSASGAVVLTALIVFLSSVLV encoded by the coding sequence ATGAATGATATGAACAACGAGCAAGTATTAAACGTAACAAAAGGTGACTTCTTAGGATCAGCAAGCGGAGCAGTAGTATTAACAGCATTAATCGTATTTCTTTCAAGCGTACTAGTATAA
- a CDS encoding Cof-type HAD-IIB family hydrolase, whose protein sequence is MKLIALDMDGTLLSSNLEISKENLQAIQTAKEAGHIVMICSGRAKEDALKLLEEYKLSLPVGASNGAIVYVDGKVINSRCLQNDKVYKLAKLLESEGFPYKLYTNKGVYSPYTWQGQVMQAFEENKHTLDVTLEELERITEKQKKSNLITDFPKIEDVVNNPELEISKFFILTFNAAHRSQLLQTLQEDTDISVTASAPTNVEIMDKHGHKGNGLQEMAAYFNIPIEDTVAIGDNFNDVPMLQVAGLSIAMGNAEEDVKKLCDVVTLTNNEHGVAHAIEQFVLKQTSSSK, encoded by the coding sequence TTGAAATTAATCGCACTAGATATGGATGGTACACTACTATCATCTAATCTTGAAATCTCCAAAGAGAACTTACAAGCTATCCAAACCGCAAAAGAAGCTGGTCATATTGTAATGATTTGTTCTGGCCGCGCGAAAGAGGATGCTTTGAAATTATTGGAAGAATATAAACTATCTCTTCCAGTTGGAGCAAGCAATGGGGCAATTGTTTATGTGGACGGAAAAGTAATTAACTCGCGTTGTTTACAAAATGATAAAGTATACAAGCTTGCAAAATTATTAGAATCTGAAGGTTTCCCATATAAGTTGTACACAAATAAAGGGGTTTATTCTCCTTATACATGGCAAGGTCAAGTCATGCAGGCATTCGAAGAAAATAAACATACACTAGATGTTACACTTGAGGAACTTGAAAGAATTACAGAAAAACAAAAGAAATCTAACTTAATTACTGATTTCCCAAAAATAGAAGATGTCGTAAATAATCCAGAATTAGAAATATCTAAATTCTTCATTTTAACATTTAATGCTGCTCATCGTTCACAGCTATTACAAACTTTACAAGAAGATACGGACATTTCAGTTACGGCATCAGCTCCTACTAATGTAGAGATTATGGATAAGCATGGCCATAAAGGCAATGGTTTGCAAGAAATGGCAGCTTATTTCAATATACCAATTGAAGATACTGTTGCAATCGGCGATAACTTTAATGACGTGCCAATGTTACAAGTTGCTGGTTTATCTATAGCAATGGGAAATGCCGAAGAAGATGTAAAAAAACTATGTGACGTTGTAACATTAACAAACAATGAACATGGTGTTGCTCATGCAATCGAGCAATTTGTATTGAAACAAACTTCATCTAGTAAATAA
- a CDS encoding ABC transporter ATP-binding protein, translated as MSEPLLEVKNLKTYFPIKGGVFSRTIGHVKAVDGVSFTIDKGEVFGLVGESGSGKTTIGKTILRLVQKTEGEVKFKGQDVHALSKEELRKHRPNMQLVFQDPFSSLNPRMRIGEALGEPMLAHGLATKENVRAKVIEVLELCGLAPYHIDRYPHEFSGGQRQRIVIARAMVLDPEFIVADEPVAALDVSIQAQIINLFSELQEKKGLSYLFISHDLSVVEHLCTKIGIMYLGTIVETAPRDELFANPLHPYTKALLSAVPIPDPTVKRERIILEGDIPSPANPPSGCRFHTRCPFATDICKTNVPEFRNAGENHFVACHHV; from the coding sequence ATGAGTGAACCATTATTAGAAGTGAAGAACTTAAAAACGTATTTTCCGATTAAGGGCGGCGTATTTAGTAGAACGATTGGACATGTGAAAGCGGTAGATGGGGTAAGCTTTACAATTGATAAAGGAGAAGTGTTTGGCCTTGTAGGAGAGTCTGGAAGTGGGAAAACGACGATAGGAAAAACAATTCTCCGTCTCGTTCAAAAAACAGAAGGTGAAGTGAAATTTAAAGGTCAAGATGTTCATGCTTTATCAAAAGAGGAGCTGAGAAAGCATCGTCCTAATATGCAGCTCGTCTTTCAAGATCCATTTAGCTCATTAAATCCAAGAATGAGAATTGGAGAAGCGCTTGGTGAGCCAATGTTGGCTCACGGGCTAGCGACGAAAGAAAATGTCCGTGCAAAGGTGATAGAAGTATTGGAGTTATGTGGTTTAGCGCCGTATCATATTGACCGGTACCCTCATGAGTTTTCCGGTGGGCAACGTCAACGTATCGTTATTGCAAGGGCGATGGTATTAGATCCAGAATTTATTGTAGCTGATGAGCCTGTTGCGGCATTAGATGTATCTATTCAAGCGCAAATCATTAATTTGTTTAGTGAATTACAGGAGAAAAAGGGATTATCATATTTATTCATTTCACATGATTTAAGTGTTGTGGAGCACTTATGTACGAAAATTGGAATTATGTATTTAGGAACTATTGTGGAAACAGCACCACGTGATGAGTTATTTGCGAATCCACTTCATCCATATACAAAAGCATTATTATCAGCAGTGCCAATACCGGATCCAACAGTTAAGCGAGAACGGATTATTCTAGAAGGGGATATTCCAAGTCCGGCAAATCCGCCGTCAGGTTGCCGTTTTCATACACGCTGCCCCTTTGCTACAGATATTTGTAAAACGAATGTACCAGAATTTCGTAATGCTGGTGAAAATCACTTTGTTGCTTGTCATCATGTGTAA
- a CDS encoding ABC transporter ATP-binding protein, whose product MSRAVVELKDLQTHFQTEEGTVKAVNHVSFSVREGETVCVVGESGCGKSVTALSIMGLIAESGGIVGGDILYEGNSLLGMKEKELRSLRGNDIAMIFQEPMTSLNPVFTVGEQIVETLREHELLSKNEAYKKAIELIRKVGIARADEIVHSYPHELSGGMLQRIMIAVALSCNPKLLIADEPTTALDVTIQAQILDLLRQVKEEFKTSILLITHDLGVVAEMADYVVVMYGGKVIEEAPVLEIFQNPKHPYTQGLLKSKPVMGKRTDKLYSIPGQVPNLVGLDEFCYFSGRCEHCMEICKNEAPNLNAHDEDHKVACWLYEERAGQ is encoded by the coding sequence ATGAGTAGAGCAGTAGTAGAGCTAAAGGATTTACAAACACACTTTCAGACGGAAGAAGGTACAGTAAAGGCTGTCAATCATGTTAGCTTTTCAGTTCGAGAAGGTGAAACAGTTTGTGTAGTAGGCGAATCAGGTTGCGGGAAAAGTGTAACGGCTTTATCTATTATGGGACTTATTGCTGAATCTGGCGGCATCGTTGGTGGTGATATTCTTTATGAAGGAAATAGTCTTTTAGGAATGAAAGAGAAAGAACTTCGTAGTTTAAGAGGAAATGATATCGCGATGATTTTCCAGGAACCGATGACATCGCTTAATCCGGTCTTTACTGTAGGGGAGCAAATTGTTGAGACGTTAAGAGAGCATGAACTACTTAGCAAAAACGAAGCATACAAAAAAGCAATTGAATTAATTCGTAAAGTTGGTATTGCTCGTGCTGATGAAATTGTCCATTCTTATCCGCACGAACTAAGCGGTGGCATGTTACAACGTATTATGATTGCTGTTGCACTTAGTTGTAATCCGAAGTTATTAATTGCAGATGAACCGACAACAGCTCTGGACGTTACGATTCAAGCGCAAATATTAGACTTACTAAGACAAGTAAAAGAGGAATTTAAAACGTCCATTTTGTTAATTACACATGATCTAGGTGTTGTAGCGGAAATGGCCGATTACGTTGTCGTTATGTATGGCGGAAAAGTTATTGAAGAGGCACCGGTACTAGAGATATTTCAAAATCCGAAACATCCATATACACAGGGGTTGCTAAAATCAAAACCAGTAATGGGGAAACGAACAGATAAACTTTATTCTATTCCAGGGCAAGTTCCAAATTTGGTTGGCTTAGATGAGTTTTGCTACTTTAGTGGTCGCTGTGAACATTGCATGGAAATATGCAAAAATGAAGCGCCAAATCTTAATGCGCATGACGAGGATCATAAAGTAGCTTGTTGGTTATATGAGGAGCGTGCTGGGCAATGA
- the opp4C gene encoding oligopeptide ABC transporter permease: METITTIKKKKEQKKRNESSPWRQAYKKIKQNKMALFGLYVLIFMFLFSFIGPIFSPYASGTVQVTQINKPPNISHWLGTDQLGRDILTRLMQAGRISLTIGLASMLLSVILGALLGAVAGFYRGIVDHLIMRIADVLMSIPGLPLLIIMGAILSEWKLPSEYRLYVVMIILSLVGWPGLARLVRGQILTLREQAFMQAADVLGLKDSRKIINHLIPNVFPLLIVVATLGVAGSILSESALSYLGLGVVPPTPSWGNMISSANSLIDFQKRPWLWIPPGFAIFITVVSINLLGDALRDALDPKMKR; the protein is encoded by the coding sequence ATGGAGACTATTACAACAATAAAGAAAAAGAAAGAACAGAAAAAAAGAAATGAATCATCACCATGGCGTCAAGCCTATAAAAAAATAAAGCAAAATAAAATGGCATTGTTTGGTTTATACGTTTTAATATTTATGTTTTTATTTAGTTTCATTGGTCCAATCTTTTCACCATACGCTTCGGGGACAGTACAAGTAACGCAAATCAATAAACCACCTAACATTTCACATTGGCTCGGAACAGACCAATTAGGACGGGACATTTTAACTAGGCTTATGCAAGCAGGACGTATTTCACTAACAATCGGTTTAGCATCGATGTTACTATCTGTTATACTCGGTGCTCTCTTAGGAGCCGTTGCTGGTTTTTATCGTGGTATTGTAGACCATCTAATTATGCGTATTGCAGATGTGTTAATGTCTATTCCAGGATTGCCATTGCTTATTATAATGGGGGCAATTTTATCAGAATGGAAACTACCATCAGAATACCGGTTATATGTCGTAATGATTATTTTAAGTTTAGTAGGATGGCCAGGACTTGCTCGTCTTGTGCGGGGGCAGATTTTAACGCTCCGGGAGCAAGCATTTATGCAGGCAGCAGATGTATTGGGATTAAAGGATTCTCGTAAAATTATCAATCATTTAATTCCAAACGTTTTTCCATTATTAATTGTTGTAGCGACGTTAGGTGTGGCTGGATCTATTTTAAGTGAGTCTGCACTAAGCTACCTAGGTCTTGGCGTTGTCCCACCTACACCATCGTGGGGAAATATGATTAGCTCAGCAAACTCATTAATCGATTTCCAAAAACGCCCGTGGTTATGGATACCACCTGGTTTTGCAATCTTTATAACAGTTGTATCAATTAATTTACTTGGCGATGCACTTCGTGATGCATTAGATCCAAAGATGAAGCGGTAG
- a CDS encoding ABC transporter permease: MKTYIIRRFLQMIPTLFGTSIIIFFLFALLPGDYIDSNPKLTPERAQELRELYGLNKPIIERYFHWLVNALHGDFGFSLQYQEPVTSLLNKFIWNTFIVAVAALFFTWIIALIIGVVSATKQHSWFDRLVTIGVFAAMSFPSFFIGLFLIKLLAVDLNLLPIGGMIDIGSNSTGITYILEVLRHMILPVFILTLLGVGSLTRYFRTGMLDVVRQDYIRTARAKGLKERTVIYKHALKNAILPAITLLAFELPGLFSGAIIIEQIFNWPGIGSIQLEALNFRDYTVLMAFTMFLSCLTIMANFFADIVYAFVDPRIRLK; this comes from the coding sequence GTGAAAACATACATCATTCGTAGGTTTCTACAAATGATTCCTACATTGTTTGGTACGTCCATTATTATCTTTTTCTTATTTGCACTCTTGCCAGGTGATTATATTGATTCGAATCCAAAGTTAACACCAGAGAGGGCTCAAGAATTAAGGGAACTGTACGGTTTAAATAAACCGATAATTGAAAGATACTTTCACTGGCTAGTTAACGCATTACACGGTGATTTTGGATTCTCATTACAATATCAAGAACCCGTGACATCATTACTTAATAAGTTCATTTGGAATACATTTATTGTTGCAGTTGCAGCTTTATTTTTCACTTGGATTATTGCTCTTATTATCGGTGTTGTTTCAGCAACAAAACAGCATTCATGGTTTGATAGACTTGTAACAATTGGTGTTTTTGCTGCAATGTCATTTCCATCATTCTTTATAGGATTGTTTTTAATTAAATTATTGGCAGTTGATTTAAATTTATTACCAATTGGTGGCATGATTGATATTGGAAGTAACTCGACGGGCATTACATACATATTGGAAGTATTACGTCATATGATTCTGCCTGTATTTATTTTAACGCTTCTCGGTGTAGGGTCATTAACAAGATATTTTAGAACGGGCATGCTGGATGTTGTAAGACAAGACTATATTCGTACGGCACGTGCAAAAGGATTAAAAGAAAGAACTGTTATTTATAAACATGCATTGAAAAATGCAATTTTACCGGCGATTACGTTACTTGCGTTTGAATTACCAGGGTTATTTTCTGGCGCAATTATTATTGAACAAATCTTCAACTGGCCAGGGATTGGAAGTATTCAATTAGAAGCATTGAACTTTCGTGATTATACAGTATTAATGGCATTTACGATGTTCCTTTCTTGTTTAACAATTATGGCAAACTTCTTTGCAGATATTGTATATGCATTTGTTGATCCACGAATTCGACTGAAGTAA
- a CDS encoding ABC transporter substrate-binding protein, with the protein MKKKTKKWAGVFSVLLSSSLVLSACGGQEDTASTEPVKKQDLKDSKIETIPATDKKKSPEKANQRKDTFITAISKPGGVFLPYFQENGWDGNVTSVIFASLVTTDKQGKPAPDLAEKWDISADQLTYTFHLRKDLKFSDGSPLTADDVAFTLTLLHDKAYEGGQDIAQYAIKGGKEYKEGKATAIEGIQVVDPQTIKITTGKVNSQALVALGGPVLSKAYYGKDYKQNTSLDYLKALYGQPIAAGPYKFEKYVPGQEVRFVANEHYYAGKPKIKNFIYKITSGDTGFQLFQTGELDYSGFRANPENIEQLKGLGFANINLESSSDIAYIYVNNKKAYLKDKKVRQALTYGLDRKKYVDTALQGYGSVANVPIAPVSWAYTEEGINKYPYDVEKAKKLLDEAGWKVGSDGVREKDGQKLKLTYYASNTGKTNDIFIPIAKESYKAIGVELNPELMDFNTMLSKVGKGDYDLAAVSTPGISDPSEVVSEYLSTNPKSDTGYNNPKVDELIVKGIETTDIEKRKAVYKELYKELSDDPPVILLNYRKLLYAHNARIQGINPEKYDGISSNLPVLSIEK; encoded by the coding sequence ATGAAGAAAAAGACAAAAAAATGGGCTGGTGTATTTTCAGTATTGCTGAGTAGTTCGCTTGTGTTATCTGCTTGTGGGGGACAGGAGGATACAGCTTCTACAGAACCAGTGAAAAAACAGGATTTGAAAGATTCTAAGATTGAAACAATTCCAGCTACAGATAAGAAGAAAAGTCCAGAAAAAGCAAATCAGCGGAAGGATACTTTTATTACGGCCATTTCTAAGCCGGGGGGAGTTTTCTTACCATATTTCCAAGAAAATGGTTGGGATGGAAATGTAACGTCTGTTATCTTTGCATCATTAGTAACAACAGACAAACAAGGTAAGCCTGCTCCGGACCTTGCGGAAAAATGGGATATTTCTGCTGATCAGTTAACATATACATTTCATCTACGTAAAGACTTAAAGTTTAGTGATGGTTCACCGTTAACAGCGGACGATGTGGCATTTACATTAACGCTTCTACACGATAAGGCATATGAAGGTGGGCAAGATATAGCTCAGTATGCTATTAAAGGTGGGAAAGAATATAAAGAAGGAAAAGCAACTGCTATTGAAGGAATTCAAGTTGTTGATCCACAGACAATTAAAATTACGACTGGAAAGGTAAACTCACAAGCATTAGTTGCTTTAGGTGGACCTGTATTATCAAAAGCGTACTATGGAAAAGATTATAAACAAAATACAAGTTTAGACTATTTAAAAGCATTATATGGCCAACCGATTGCAGCGGGTCCATATAAATTTGAGAAGTATGTTCCAGGTCAGGAAGTTCGCTTTGTAGCAAATGAACATTACTATGCAGGAAAACCGAAAATTAAAAACTTTATTTATAAAATTACATCAGGTGATACTGGATTCCAATTATTCCAAACAGGTGAACTGGACTATAGTGGATTTAGAGCAAATCCTGAAAATATAGAACAATTAAAAGGATTAGGTTTTGCAAATATTAATCTCGAATCTTCAAGCGATATTGCTTATATCTATGTAAATAATAAGAAAGCGTATTTGAAAGATAAGAAGGTACGCCAAGCACTTACTTATGGATTAGACCGTAAGAAGTATGTTGATACAGCCTTACAAGGTTATGGTTCTGTTGCTAATGTACCAATTGCTCCAGTTTCATGGGCATATACGGAAGAAGGTATTAATAAATATCCATACGACGTAGAAAAGGCTAAAAAATTATTGGATGAAGCTGGTTGGAAAGTAGGTTCTGACGGGGTTCGTGAAAAAGACGGTCAAAAATTAAAATTAACATACTACGCGTCAAATACAGGTAAAACAAATGATATCTTTATTCCAATTGCAAAAGAAAGTTACAAAGCAATCGGTGTTGAATTAAATCCAGAGTTAATGGACTTTAATACGATGCTTTCAAAAGTAGGAAAAGGTGACTACGATTTAGCGGCAGTTTCAACACCAGGAATTAGTGATCCAAGTGAAGTTGTAAGCGAGTATTTATCAACTAATCCTAAAAGTGACACTGGCTATAATAATCCAAAAGTGGATGAGTTAATTGTAAAAGGTATAGAGACGACAGATATTGAAAAACGTAAAGCGGTTTATAAAGAACTATATAAAGAGTTAAGTGATGATCCACCAGTTATTTTACTAAACTACCGTAAACTACTTTACGCTCATAATGCACGTATACAAGGCATCAATCCAGAAAAATATGATGGTATTAGTTCTAACTTGCCAGTGCTATCAATTGAAAAATAA